From a region of the Oncorhynchus keta strain PuntledgeMale-10-30-2019 chromosome 13, Oket_V2, whole genome shotgun sequence genome:
- the LOC118392216 gene encoding ras-like protein family member 11A-like isoform X1, translating to MRLPVDPTTMNSGSSNFLLVPIQEYPVLDCVPNKNVKIVVLGASNVGKTALIVRFLTKRFIGDYEANTGALYSRKINLDGEQVSLQVQDTPCVSLQDDAEGLYCQEQINRSIYWADGYVLVFSITDHSSYRTIQPLYQHVRRIHPAGNIPVILVGNKSDLLRARQVPADEGETLAASLGGAYFEVSARENHEGVHSAFLHLCGEVSRALGGGNGEKRRGGLHLARPKSPNMQELKRRFRQVLSSKGKSSATTL from the exons ATGCGTCTTCCTGTTGACCCGACAACAATGAATAGTGGTTCTAGCAACTTTCTGCTAGTTCCAATACAGGAGTATCCCGTTCTAGACTGCGTACCCAACAAAAACGTCAAGATCGTGGTTTTGGGAGCGAGCAACGTGGGGAAAACAG CTTTGATAGTCAGGTTCCTGACTAAGAGGTTCATCGGGGACTATGAGGCAAACACAG GGGCCCTGTACTCCAGAAAGATCAATCTAGATGGAGAACAGGTTTCACTACAGGTTCAGGACACGCCCTGTGTCTCTCTAcag GACGATGCAGAGGGACTTTATTGTCAGGAGCAGATCAACAGGTCTATCTACTGGGCGGATGGATACGTCCTGGTCTTCTCCATCACAGATCACAGCAGCTATAGAACCATCCAGCCTCTCTACCAGCACGTCAGACGCATCCACCCTGCAGGGAATATACCTGTCATACTG GTGGGCAACAAGAGTGACCTCCTCCGTGCCCGTCAGGTGCCAGCCGATGAGGGTGAGACTTTGGCAGCCTCTCTGGGTGGTGCGTATTTCGAGGTCTCTGCCCGGGAGAACCACGAGGGGGTCCACTCCGCCTTCCTGCACCTCTGTGGCGAGGTGAGCCGAGCGCTGGGCGGGGGGaacggggagaagaggagaggggggctgCACCTAGCCCGGCCTAAGTCCCCCAACATGCAAGAGCTCAAAAGAAGGTTCCGACAGGTGCTCTCTTCCAAGGGGAAGTCTTCCGCTACCACGCTGTGA
- the LOC118392216 gene encoding ras-like protein family member 11A-like isoform X2, translated as MQPRFETGTPLALSCLSCATRELISLIVRFLTKRFIGDYEANTGALYSRKINLDGEQVSLQVQDTPCVSLQDDAEGLYCQEQINRSIYWADGYVLVFSITDHSSYRTIQPLYQHVRRIHPAGNIPVILVGNKSDLLRARQVPADEGETLAASLGGAYFEVSARENHEGVHSAFLHLCGEVSRALGGGNGEKRRGGLHLARPKSPNMQELKRRFRQVLSSKGKSSATTL; from the exons atgcagcctagaTTTGAAACAgggacacctcttgcactgagctgCCTTAGCTGTGCCACTCGAGAGCTTATTT CTTTGATAGTCAGGTTCCTGACTAAGAGGTTCATCGGGGACTATGAGGCAAACACAG GGGCCCTGTACTCCAGAAAGATCAATCTAGATGGAGAACAGGTTTCACTACAGGTTCAGGACACGCCCTGTGTCTCTCTAcag GACGATGCAGAGGGACTTTATTGTCAGGAGCAGATCAACAGGTCTATCTACTGGGCGGATGGATACGTCCTGGTCTTCTCCATCACAGATCACAGCAGCTATAGAACCATCCAGCCTCTCTACCAGCACGTCAGACGCATCCACCCTGCAGGGAATATACCTGTCATACTG GTGGGCAACAAGAGTGACCTCCTCCGTGCCCGTCAGGTGCCAGCCGATGAGGGTGAGACTTTGGCAGCCTCTCTGGGTGGTGCGTATTTCGAGGTCTCTGCCCGGGAGAACCACGAGGGGGTCCACTCCGCCTTCCTGCACCTCTGTGGCGAGGTGAGCCGAGCGCTGGGCGGGGGGaacggggagaagaggagaggggggctgCACCTAGCCCGGCCTAAGTCCCCCAACATGCAAGAGCTCAAAAGAAGGTTCCGACAGGTGCTCTCTTCCAAGGGGAAGTCTTCCGCTACCACGCTGTGA
- the LOC118392217 gene encoding ubiquitin carboxyl-terminal hydrolase 12 isoform X1, with translation MEILMTVRKIASICTMGANASALEKEIGPEQFPVNEHYFGLVNFGNTCYCNSVLQALYFCRPFREKVLAYKVQPRRKESLLTCLSDLFNSIATQKKKVGVIPPKKFISRLRKENELFDNYMQQDAHEFLNYLLNTIADLLQEEKGQERQQNGKLVQNGGGGGSSGTGGGEGDEGEKIQQTWVHEIFQGTLTNETRCLNCEAVSSKDEDFLDLSVDVEQNTSITHCLRGFSNTETLCSEYKYYCEQCRSKQEAQKRMRVKKLPMILALHLKRFKYMDQLHRYTKLSYRVVFPLELRLFNTSGDATNPDRMYDLVAVVVHCGSGPNRGHYITIVKSHGFWLLFDDDIVEMIPQVKNLDVEVLGCRGYMWSAVVRPVGRTDKFSSTTLEAAYGREMNIHLSGNSSQHSCGQHVNCMLSYLETSAHF, from the exons ATGGAAATACTGATGACAGTCCGAAAGATCGCCTCGATTTGTACGATG GGCGCCAATGCCTCAGCTTTGGAGAAGGAGATCGGACCGGAACAGTTTCCAGTTAATGAACACTACTTTGGATTGGTCAAC tttGGGAACACCTGCTACTGTAACTCGGTGCTGCAGGCCCTCTACTTCTGCCGTCCTTTTAGGGAAAAGGTCTTGGCCTACAAGGTCCAGCCCAGACGTAAAGAGTCCCtgctcacctgtctgtctgacctcttCAACAG CATCGCTACACAAAAGAAGAAGGTCGGCGTCATCCCTCCCAAGAAGTTTATCTCCCGTCTGAGGAAGGAGAATG agcTGTTTGACAACTACATGCAGCAAGATGCCCATGAGTTCCTCAACTACCTCCTCAACACTATCGCTGACCTGCTCCAGGAGGAGAAGGGCCAGGAGCGACAGCAGAACGGAAAACTGGTGCAGAAcggaggaggtggggggagcagtgggacaggaggaggagagggagatgaaggggagaagataCAGCAGACCTGGGTCCATGAGATCTTCCAGGGCACCCTGACCAATGAGACGCGTTGCCTCAACTGTGAAGCT GTGAGCAGTAAAGATGAGGACTTCCTGGACCTGTCTGTCGACGTGGAGCAGAACACCTCCATCACGCACTGTcttag GGGTTTCAGCAACACTGAGACACTATGTAGTGAATACAAGTACTACTGTGAACAGTGTCGGAGTAAACAGGAAGCACAGAAAAG GATGCGTGTGAAGAAGCTCCCTATGATCCTGGCGTTACACCTGAAGAGGTTTAAATACATGGACCAGTTGCATCGCTACACCAAGTTGTCCTATCGCGTCGTCTTCCCCCTGGAGCTCCGCCTCTTCAACACCTCAGGAGACGCCACCAACCCCGACCGCATGTACGACCTGGTCGCCGTGGTCGTCCACTGTGGaag TGGTCCAAACCGTGGTCATTACATCACCATAGTGAAGAGTCATGGATTCTGGCTCTTGTTTGATGATGACATAGTAGAG atgatcccgcaggtgaagaacctggatgtggaggtcttgggctgccgtggttacatgtggtctgcagttgtgaggccggttggacgtactgacaaattctcttcaacaacgttggaggcagcttatggtagagaaatgaacattcacttatctggcaacagctctcaACATTCCTGCGGTCAGCATGTCAATTGTATGCTCTCATATCTTGAGACATCTGCAcatttttag
- the LOC118392217 gene encoding ubiquitin carboxyl-terminal hydrolase 12 isoform X3 — protein MEILMTVRKIASICTMGANASALEKEIGPEQFPVNEHYFGLVNFGNTCYCNSVLQALYFCRPFREKVLAYKVQPRRKESLLTCLSDLFNSIATQKKKVGVIPPKKFISRLRKENELFDNYMQQDAHEFLNYLLNTIADLLQEEKGQERQQNGKLVQNGGGGGSSGTGGGEGDEGEKIQQTWVHEIFQGTLTNETRCLNCEAVSSKDEDFLDLSVDVEQNTSITHCLRGFSNTETLCSEYKYYCEQCRSKQEAQKRMRVKKLPMILALHLKRFKYMDQLHRYTKLSYRVVFPLELRLFNTSGDATNPDRMYDLVAVVVHCGSGPNRGHYITIVKSHGFWLLFDDDIVERRVRC, from the exons ATGGAAATACTGATGACAGTCCGAAAGATCGCCTCGATTTGTACGATG GGCGCCAATGCCTCAGCTTTGGAGAAGGAGATCGGACCGGAACAGTTTCCAGTTAATGAACACTACTTTGGATTGGTCAAC tttGGGAACACCTGCTACTGTAACTCGGTGCTGCAGGCCCTCTACTTCTGCCGTCCTTTTAGGGAAAAGGTCTTGGCCTACAAGGTCCAGCCCAGACGTAAAGAGTCCCtgctcacctgtctgtctgacctcttCAACAG CATCGCTACACAAAAGAAGAAGGTCGGCGTCATCCCTCCCAAGAAGTTTATCTCCCGTCTGAGGAAGGAGAATG agcTGTTTGACAACTACATGCAGCAAGATGCCCATGAGTTCCTCAACTACCTCCTCAACACTATCGCTGACCTGCTCCAGGAGGAGAAGGGCCAGGAGCGACAGCAGAACGGAAAACTGGTGCAGAAcggaggaggtggggggagcagtgggacaggaggaggagagggagatgaaggggagaagataCAGCAGACCTGGGTCCATGAGATCTTCCAGGGCACCCTGACCAATGAGACGCGTTGCCTCAACTGTGAAGCT GTGAGCAGTAAAGATGAGGACTTCCTGGACCTGTCTGTCGACGTGGAGCAGAACACCTCCATCACGCACTGTcttag GGGTTTCAGCAACACTGAGACACTATGTAGTGAATACAAGTACTACTGTGAACAGTGTCGGAGTAAACAGGAAGCACAGAAAAG GATGCGTGTGAAGAAGCTCCCTATGATCCTGGCGTTACACCTGAAGAGGTTTAAATACATGGACCAGTTGCATCGCTACACCAAGTTGTCCTATCGCGTCGTCTTCCCCCTGGAGCTCCGCCTCTTCAACACCTCAGGAGACGCCACCAACCCCGACCGCATGTACGACCTGGTCGCCGTGGTCGTCCACTGTGGaag TGGTCCAAACCGTGGTCATTACATCACCATAGTGAAGAGTCATGGATTCTGGCTCTTGTTTGATGATGACATAGTAGAG AGAAGAGTGAGATGCTGA
- the LOC118392217 gene encoding ubiquitin carboxyl-terminal hydrolase 12 isoform X2: MEILMTVRKIASICTMGANASALEKEIGPEQFPVNEHYFGLVNFGNTCYCNSVLQALYFCRPFREKVLAYKVQPRRKESLLTCLSDLFNSIATQKKKVGVIPPKKFISRLRKENELFDNYMQQDAHEFLNYLLNTIADLLQEEKGQERQQNGKLVQNGGGGGSSGTGGGEGDEGEKIQQTWVHEIFQGTLTNETRCLNCEAVSSKDEDFLDLSVDVEQNTSITHCLRGFSNTETLCSEYKYYCEQCRSKQEAQKRMRVKKLPMILALHLKRFKYMDQLHRYTKLSYRVVFPLELRLFNTSGDATNPDRMYDLVAVVVHCGSGPNRGHYITIVKSHGFWLLFDDDIVEKIDAQAIEEFYGLTSDISKNSESGYILFYQSRD; this comes from the exons ATGGAAATACTGATGACAGTCCGAAAGATCGCCTCGATTTGTACGATG GGCGCCAATGCCTCAGCTTTGGAGAAGGAGATCGGACCGGAACAGTTTCCAGTTAATGAACACTACTTTGGATTGGTCAAC tttGGGAACACCTGCTACTGTAACTCGGTGCTGCAGGCCCTCTACTTCTGCCGTCCTTTTAGGGAAAAGGTCTTGGCCTACAAGGTCCAGCCCAGACGTAAAGAGTCCCtgctcacctgtctgtctgacctcttCAACAG CATCGCTACACAAAAGAAGAAGGTCGGCGTCATCCCTCCCAAGAAGTTTATCTCCCGTCTGAGGAAGGAGAATG agcTGTTTGACAACTACATGCAGCAAGATGCCCATGAGTTCCTCAACTACCTCCTCAACACTATCGCTGACCTGCTCCAGGAGGAGAAGGGCCAGGAGCGACAGCAGAACGGAAAACTGGTGCAGAAcggaggaggtggggggagcagtgggacaggaggaggagagggagatgaaggggagaagataCAGCAGACCTGGGTCCATGAGATCTTCCAGGGCACCCTGACCAATGAGACGCGTTGCCTCAACTGTGAAGCT GTGAGCAGTAAAGATGAGGACTTCCTGGACCTGTCTGTCGACGTGGAGCAGAACACCTCCATCACGCACTGTcttag GGGTTTCAGCAACACTGAGACACTATGTAGTGAATACAAGTACTACTGTGAACAGTGTCGGAGTAAACAGGAAGCACAGAAAAG GATGCGTGTGAAGAAGCTCCCTATGATCCTGGCGTTACACCTGAAGAGGTTTAAATACATGGACCAGTTGCATCGCTACACCAAGTTGTCCTATCGCGTCGTCTTCCCCCTGGAGCTCCGCCTCTTCAACACCTCAGGAGACGCCACCAACCCCGACCGCATGTACGACCTGGTCGCCGTGGTCGTCCACTGTGGaag TGGTCCAAACCGTGGTCATTACATCACCATAGTGAAGAGTCATGGATTCTGGCTCTTGTTTGATGATGACATAGTAGAG